A window of the Lactuca sativa cultivar Salinas chromosome 5, Lsat_Salinas_v11, whole genome shotgun sequence genome harbors these coding sequences:
- the LOC128126354 gene encoding CLAVATA3/ESR (CLE)-related protein TDIF-like — protein sequence MDIDLLWSFGGWFLIILPETINCMAKLRSSSQISLFSNPSSGSSLLCIALLIFIFFIIFLQSPTSMAAASFPSEATTSSYDESSRTSTTTMDFRPKRSHRQSHSKPTRSFEAGAHEVPSGPNPISNR from the coding sequence ATGGATATTGATCTCTTGTGGTCTTTTGGGGGGTGGTTTCTTATTATattacctgaaacaatcaactgCATGGCTAAATTGAGATCCTCTTCACAAATCTCTCTATTCTCAAACCCTAGTTCTGGTTCTTCACTTTTGTGTATTGCACTTTTGATCTTCATTTTCTTTATCATTTTCCTTCAATCCCCTACTTCCATGGCAGCTGCATCATTTCCATCTGAAGCAACCACTTCTTCCTATGATGAATCCTCAAGAACATCAACAACCACCATGGATTTTCGTCCGAAAAGAAGCCATCGTCAATCACATTCAAAGCCAACAAGGTCATTCGAAGCTGGTGCTCATGAAGTTCCTAGTGGGCCAAACCCAATTTCAAACAGGTAA